TCGCTGAGTAGCTCGCCGACGCTCCATTGCCCAGGGCGTCGCGCTCTGTCTCTCGAGAGTGCGCCTGTGAGAGGACTCTCACGAGGGGCTTGACATCCGCCGCACCTCGTCACCACCGATAGACCACCCGAGCGGCCGCTCGACCCTCGCGCGAAAGGGAGAGCCGGGGCGCGAAAAAGTCAGCCGGGATGCGAATCTCTGACGCGGAATCCGCAACGTGACCGGAGCCCCCTCGGCAGCACGAGCGGCCTCACGGCGTGATCTGCGTCTGGACCTCCCACGAGCCCATCTCCTTCTCGGGGGCGCTCACGCCCTCGGGGATCGGGATCAGGGAGATGCTCGTCGCGGGCGTGATGAGCAGGAGCGCGTCTCGCCGATCGCCTTCCCCCTCGTTCACCTTCAGCCAATGCGGCCCGCCTGCCACCCCCTCGGCGATCTCTTGCTGCAGGTCTTCAAGCTCCACCCCGCCCACGCTGTACGTGTGCCCGTCGTAGACGACGTCAATCCGTTTCATCCGCGGCTCCCTGGCTGTCGGGGTATTCGGCCGGCTCGGGCACGACGTAGAGCCCGGCGGGCGAGTTCGCGGTGTAGGCGAGCGCGTCGACCCACGCCCGATTGAGCGAGGGCCGGCGACTGCCGTAGAACTTGTAGACGAGCGAGCAGCGCGGGTGGATCCAGACCGTCGTCCGGCCGTCGCCCGTGCTGGGGTCGTCGCGCCAGCTGAAGTGGAAGGCCTCGCCGCGTCGGAGCTTCGTGCCGATCACGAGCTGCAGGTGGGCGAGCGTCCGGTCCTCGAAATCGACTTTGACGATGCCCTCGTAAACGAACTTTCCCATCGCGCTCCTTCACCGGAC
This genomic interval from Microbacterium sp. 4R-513 contains the following:
- a CDS encoding ATP-dependent DNA ligase; this encodes MGKFVYEGIVKVDFEDRTLAHLQLVIGTKLRRGEAFHFSWRDDPSTGDGRTTVWIHPRCSLVYKFYGSRRPSLNRAWVDALAYTANSPAGLYVVPEPAEYPDSQGAADETD